A part of Carettochelys insculpta isolate YL-2023 chromosome 1, ASM3395843v1, whole genome shotgun sequence genomic DNA contains:
- the NR0B1 gene encoding nuclear receptor subfamily 0 group B member 1 isoform X2, protein MACAVGCRCCTERRRHSSILYSILKRDERKEAAPPPQPPPPPPVQAAGPGCSCGSRRRVALRSPQVAGKAASAVLVKTLRFVKSVPCFQELPLDEQLVLVRSCWAPLLVLGLAQERVHLETVETAEPSMLQRILTSRRQEQQGLSSGGPPLPSAGEIQAIKGFLAKCWSLDISTKEYAYLKGAVLFNPDLPGLQCVQYIEGLQREAQQALNEHVRLIHQGDQARFAKLNVVLSLLRSINANVIAELFFRPIIGTVNMDDMLLEMLCAKL, encoded by the exons ATGGCGTGCGCGGTCGGCTGCCGCTGCTGCACGGAGCGCCGGCGGCACAGCAGCATCCTCTACAGCATCCTCAAGCGCGACGAGCGCAAGGAGGCAGCGCCGCcgccgcagccgccgccgccgccgcccgtcCAGGCTGCGGGGCCGGGCTGCTCGTGCGGCTCGCGGCGGCGCGTGGCCCTGCGCAGCCCGCAGGTGGCGGGCAAGGCGGCCTCGGCCGTGCTGGTGAAGACGCTGCGCTTCGTCAAGAGCGTgccctgcttccaggagctgcctctggacgagcagctggtgctggtgcgCAGCTGCTGGGCGCCGCTGCTGGTGCTTGGGCTGGCCCAGGAGCGGGTGCACCTCGAGACTGTGGAGACGGCCGAGCCCAGTATGCTGCAACGGATCCTCACTAGCCGGcgacaggagcagcaggggctgagcagcggcggccccccgctgccctcggCCGGAGAGATCCAGGCCATCAAAGGCTTCCTGGCCAAGTGCTGGAGCCTGGACATCAGCACCAAGGAGTACGCCTACCTCAAGGGCGCCGTGCTCTTCAACCCGG acctgccagggctgcagtgtgTACAGTATATCGAGGGACTGCAGAGGGAAGCACAGCAAGCTCTAAATGAACACGTCAGACTGATTCACCAAGGGGACCAGGCCAGATTTGCCAAGCTGAATGTTGTTCTTTCTTTGCTGAGATCCATTAATGCTAATGTGATTGCCGAACTATTCTTTAGGCCCATCATTGGAACGGTGAACATGGATGACATGCTACTGGAGATGCTTTGCGCAAAGTTATAA
- the NR0B1 gene encoding nuclear receptor subfamily 0 group B member 1 isoform X1 — MACAVGCRCCTERRRHSSILYSILKRDERKEAAPPPQPPPPPPVQAAGPGCSCGSRRRVALRSPQVAGKAASAVLVKTLRFVKSVPCFQELPLDEQLVLVRSCWAPLLVLGLAQERVHLETVETAEPSMLQRILTSRRQEQQGLSSGGPPLPSAGEIQAIKGFLAKCWSLDISTKEYAYLKGAVLFNPGSLRGMQGKGAGSSCCLASRARGWLFLENAGQGNLEGCSGPAVPLYGPAWGLSEVAALEEGQTVSSPARPARAAVCTVYRGTAEGSTASSK; from the exons ATGGCGTGCGCGGTCGGCTGCCGCTGCTGCACGGAGCGCCGGCGGCACAGCAGCATCCTCTACAGCATCCTCAAGCGCGACGAGCGCAAGGAGGCAGCGCCGCcgccgcagccgccgccgccgccgcccgtcCAGGCTGCGGGGCCGGGCTGCTCGTGCGGCTCGCGGCGGCGCGTGGCCCTGCGCAGCCCGCAGGTGGCGGGCAAGGCGGCCTCGGCCGTGCTGGTGAAGACGCTGCGCTTCGTCAAGAGCGTgccctgcttccaggagctgcctctggacgagcagctggtgctggtgcgCAGCTGCTGGGCGCCGCTGCTGGTGCTTGGGCTGGCCCAGGAGCGGGTGCACCTCGAGACTGTGGAGACGGCCGAGCCCAGTATGCTGCAACGGATCCTCACTAGCCGGcgacaggagcagcaggggctgagcagcggcggccccccgctgccctcggCCGGAGAGATCCAGGCCATCAAAGGCTTCCTGGCCAAGTGCTGGAGCCTGGACATCAGCACCAAGGAGTACGCCTACCTCAAGGGCGCCGTGCTCTTCAACCCGG GGTCTCTACGTGGCATGCAAGGAAAGGGAGCAGGGTCAAGCTGCTGCCTAGCCAGCCGTGCCCGGGGCTGGCTCTTCTTAGAGAACGCTGGCCAGGGGAATCTGGAAGGGTGCTCAGGGCCAGCCGTCCCGTTGTATGGGCCAGCTTGGGGTCTTTCGGAAGTGGCAGCCCTAGAAGAGGGGCAGACTGTCAGCTCACCTGCCAG acctgccagggctgcagtgtgTACAGTATATCGAGGGACTGCAGAGGGAAGCACAGCAAGCTCTAAATGA